A single window of Kitasatospora sp. HUAS MG31 DNA harbors:
- a CDS encoding diacylglycerol kinase, with protein MTAGRERREIRRVVVLTNPAAGGGHADKAARRASARLRDLGVEVLNVVGADPDDAVRVAREAVGREVDALVTAGGDGMISLALQALAGTDVPLGVVPAGTGNDHARAYGLPLGDPEAAAEVIAAGTVATVDLGRVTTADGTVRHFGSVLATGFDSLVSDRTNRLTWPRGRMRYNLAILVEFANLRPLPFRITLADGTVIDRDLTLAAVGNTSSYGGGMRICPSADPSDGEFDLTVVHAMRRRRVARFFPTVFKGTHIDHPEVETHRTTALRIESPGITAYADGEFLGPLPVDVEMAPAALRIIVPT; from the coding sequence GTGACCGCCGGCAGGGAGCGCCGCGAGATCCGCCGGGTGGTCGTGCTGACCAACCCGGCGGCCGGCGGCGGCCACGCCGACAAGGCCGCCCGCCGGGCCAGCGCCCGGCTGCGCGACCTCGGCGTCGAGGTGCTCAACGTGGTCGGCGCCGACCCGGACGACGCCGTCCGGGTCGCCCGCGAGGCGGTCGGCCGCGAGGTCGACGCCCTGGTCACCGCCGGCGGCGACGGCATGATCAGCCTCGCCCTGCAGGCCCTGGCCGGCACCGACGTCCCGCTCGGCGTCGTCCCCGCCGGCACCGGCAACGACCACGCCCGCGCGTACGGGCTCCCGCTCGGCGACCCCGAGGCCGCCGCCGAGGTGATCGCCGCCGGAACCGTCGCCACCGTCGACCTCGGCCGGGTCACCACCGCCGACGGAACCGTCCGCCACTTCGGCTCGGTCCTCGCCACCGGCTTCGACTCCCTGGTCAGCGACCGCACCAACCGGCTGACCTGGCCGCGCGGCCGGATGCGGTACAACCTGGCGATCCTGGTCGAGTTCGCCAACCTGCGCCCGCTGCCCTTCCGGATCACCCTGGCCGACGGCACCGTGATCGACCGCGACCTCACCCTGGCCGCGGTCGGCAACACCAGCAGCTACGGCGGCGGCATGCGGATCTGCCCGAGCGCGGACCCCTCCGACGGGGAGTTCGACCTCACCGTGGTGCACGCCATGCGGCGGCGCAGGGTCGCCCGCTTCTTCCCGACCGTCTTCAAGGGCACCCACATCGACCACCCCGAGGTCGAGACCCACCGCACCACCGCCCTGCGGATCGAGTCCCCCGGCATCACCGCCTACGCCGACGGCGAGTTCCTCGGCCCCCTCCCGGTCGACGTGGAGATGGCCCCGGCCGCCCTCCGGATCATCGTCCCGACCTGA
- a CDS encoding TetR/AcrR family transcriptional regulator produces the protein MSSSNDERSVDDAILDAAAELIVHLGLRRTQLSEIARRAGVSRPTVYRRWPDVRAVIGALLTREVLAAQAEVAPAGDDRESLVASVVEMAVRLRDHPVLSSLLESDADALLEYVVHRLGTSQRGALAVLGTAVERGQAHGSIRAGDPNQLAVMVLLITQSTVQSHRMVAQLLPEEAWRRELAIALNGYLAP, from the coding sequence ATGTCAAGTAGTAACGATGAGCGGAGCGTCGACGACGCGATCCTCGACGCCGCCGCAGAGCTGATCGTCCACCTCGGACTCCGCCGCACCCAGCTGTCCGAGATCGCCCGCCGCGCCGGGGTCAGCCGGCCCACGGTGTACCGGCGCTGGCCCGACGTCCGGGCCGTCATCGGCGCGCTCCTCACCCGGGAGGTCCTGGCCGCCCAGGCCGAGGTCGCCCCGGCCGGGGACGACCGGGAGTCCCTGGTCGCCTCGGTGGTGGAGATGGCCGTCCGGCTGCGCGACCACCCCGTCCTCAGCTCCCTGCTGGAAAGCGACGCGGACGCGCTGCTGGAGTACGTCGTCCACCGGCTCGGCACCAGCCAGCGCGGGGCGCTCGCGGTGCTCGGCACGGCGGTCGAACGCGGCCAGGCGCACGGCTCGATCCGGGCCGGCGATCCGAACCAGCTGGCCGTCATGGTGCTGCTCATCACCCAGTCCACCGTCCAGTCCCACCGCATGGTCGCCCAGCTGCTCCCCGAGGAGGCCTGGCGCCGGGAACTCGCCATCGCACTGAACGGATACCTCGCGCCATGA
- a CDS encoding SDR family NAD(P)-dependent oxidoreductase: MTAGPDIQNEEEIDYGPGLDPERLELCLAVLAELDDLHVDHPDAIAVRQAVGGVFRTLKQRRRQETRARKTANDRKVTSLTATGAPGRIDDETAGVFGLSTVTTTEIAGILERPRSCYVCKGRFVEVDAFYHQLCRDCAALNHARRNARTDLTGKRALLTGGRAKIGMYIALLLLRDGAHTTITTRFPNDAIRRFKAMPDSDEWIHRLKIVGIDLRDPAQVVALADEVAADGPLDILINNAAQTVRRTPGAYRELIAAESAPLPAGELPPSTVIGRFGSGSIDLRALPGQTTGEHERISAEDVTALAMVTGSATPERIAAGTAIDAGGLVPDLVDTNSWVQTVSEVDPVELLEVQLCNSTAPFILISRLRPAMAASPSRRKYVVNVSAMEGVFARGYKGAGHPHTNMAKAALNMLTRTSAVEMFQSDGILMTAVDTGWITDERPHPDKMRMHEAGFHAPLDLVDGAARVYDPIVRGEAGEDLYGCFLKDYAPSRW, from the coding sequence ATGACGGCGGGCCCGGACATCCAGAACGAGGAAGAGATCGACTACGGCCCGGGGCTCGACCCCGAACGGCTGGAGCTCTGCCTCGCCGTACTCGCCGAGCTCGACGACCTGCACGTCGACCACCCGGACGCGATCGCCGTCCGCCAGGCCGTCGGCGGAGTGTTCCGCACCCTGAAGCAGCGGCGCCGCCAGGAGACCCGGGCCCGCAAGACCGCCAACGACCGCAAGGTGACCTCGCTCACCGCGACCGGCGCGCCCGGGCGGATCGACGACGAGACGGCCGGCGTCTTCGGCCTCTCCACGGTCACCACCACGGAGATCGCCGGGATACTCGAGCGACCGCGCTCCTGCTACGTGTGCAAGGGCCGGTTCGTCGAGGTCGACGCCTTCTACCACCAGCTCTGCCGCGACTGCGCCGCGCTCAACCACGCGCGCCGCAACGCCCGTACCGACCTCACCGGCAAGCGGGCGCTGCTGACCGGCGGCCGGGCCAAGATCGGGATGTACATCGCGCTGCTGCTGCTCCGCGACGGCGCCCACACCACCATCACCACCCGCTTCCCCAACGACGCGATCCGCCGCTTCAAGGCGATGCCGGACAGCGACGAGTGGATCCACCGGCTGAAGATCGTCGGCATCGACCTGCGCGACCCCGCGCAGGTGGTGGCGCTGGCGGACGAGGTCGCGGCCGACGGCCCGCTGGACATCCTGATCAACAACGCGGCGCAGACCGTCCGCCGCACCCCCGGCGCCTACCGCGAGCTGATCGCGGCCGAGTCGGCCCCGCTGCCGGCCGGCGAGCTGCCGCCGTCCACCGTGATCGGCCGCTTCGGCAGCGGCAGCATCGACCTGCGGGCCCTGCCCGGGCAGACCACCGGCGAGCACGAGCGGATCAGCGCCGAGGACGTCACCGCGCTGGCCATGGTCACCGGCTCCGCCACCCCGGAGCGGATCGCGGCCGGGACGGCGATCGACGCCGGCGGCCTGGTGCCGGACCTGGTGGACACCAACAGCTGGGTCCAGACGGTCAGCGAGGTCGACCCGGTGGAGCTGCTGGAGGTCCAGCTCTGCAACTCCACCGCGCCGTTCATCCTGATCAGCCGGCTGCGGCCGGCGATGGCCGCCTCGCCCTCCCGCCGCAAGTACGTGGTCAACGTCTCGGCGATGGAGGGGGTGTTCGCCCGCGGCTACAAGGGCGCCGGGCACCCGCACACCAACATGGCCAAGGCCGCGCTGAACATGCTGACCCGCACCAGCGCGGTGGAGATGTTCCAGTCCGACGGCATCCTGATGACCGCGGTGGACACCGGCTGGATCACCGACGAGCGCCCGCACCCCGACAAGATGCGGATGCACGAGGCCGGCTTCCACGCCCCCCTCGACCTGGTCGACGGCGCGGCCCGGGTCTACGACCCGATCGTCCGCGGCGAGGCCGGCGAGGACCTGTACGGCTGCTTCCTCAAGGACTACGCCCCCAGCCGCTGGTAG
- a CDS encoding FAD-binding oxidoreductase, whose product MGTETRADEGREPAVLPLPPMKWNAWGDPALAKPLPKDVEALLAAALGVAADGTEPPAAEEVVLRPSALTADALTALTGAVGAANVSTRDADRLPRAGGKSTLDLLRRRSREPQDAPDAVVLPGDEDEISAVLALCAEHRIAVVPFGGGTSVVGGVDPVRGAFDAVVTLDLRRFDALHELDEVSGEAVLGAGLTGPQAEELLAARGFELGHYPQSFRYATIGGFAATRSSGQDSSGHGRFDDMVRGLRVVTPTGVLDLGRAPASAAGPDLRELFLGSEGAFGVITRVRLRVHPVPAVRSYEAWSFPDFATGAAALRAVQQQGAGPTVIRLSDEAETAVNLAMTDKIGGTQVTGGCLAVTVFEGTQEQVTSRHERTRAVLLAAGGVSLGEEPARAWEHGRFNAPYLRDSLLTAGALCETLETATTWSGLDTLKTAVTGALQTALREGGSESLVMCHISHTYPTGASLYFTVVGAQKGDPAEQWSAAKRAAGDAIMAAGGTISHHHAVGTDHRPWMEQEIGELGVRILRAVKETLDPAGILNPGKLIP is encoded by the coding sequence ATGGGAACCGAGACGCGAGCCGATGAGGGACGAGAGCCGGCCGTGCTGCCGCTGCCGCCGATGAAGTGGAACGCCTGGGGTGATCCGGCCCTCGCCAAGCCGCTGCCGAAGGACGTCGAGGCACTGCTGGCCGCCGCGCTGGGCGTCGCCGCCGACGGCACCGAGCCGCCGGCCGCCGAGGAGGTCGTCCTGCGGCCCTCCGCCCTCACCGCCGACGCCCTGACCGCGCTGACCGGCGCGGTCGGCGCGGCGAACGTCAGCACCCGCGACGCCGACCGGCTGCCCCGCGCCGGCGGCAAGTCCACCCTCGACCTGCTGCGCCGCCGCAGCCGCGAGCCCCAGGACGCGCCGGACGCCGTGGTGCTGCCCGGCGACGAGGACGAGATCTCCGCCGTGCTCGCGCTCTGCGCCGAGCACCGGATCGCGGTGGTCCCCTTCGGCGGCGGCACCAGCGTGGTCGGCGGGGTGGACCCGGTCCGCGGCGCCTTCGACGCGGTGGTCACCCTCGACCTGCGCCGCTTCGACGCCCTGCACGAGCTGGACGAGGTCTCCGGCGAGGCCGTCCTCGGTGCCGGCCTCACCGGCCCGCAGGCCGAGGAACTGCTGGCCGCCCGCGGCTTCGAGCTCGGCCACTACCCGCAGAGCTTCCGCTACGCCACCATCGGCGGGTTCGCCGCCACCCGCTCCTCCGGCCAGGACTCCTCCGGCCACGGGCGCTTCGACGACATGGTCCGCGGGCTGCGGGTGGTCACCCCCACCGGCGTCCTGGACCTCGGCCGCGCCCCCGCCTCCGCCGCCGGCCCCGACCTGCGCGAGCTGTTCCTCGGCTCCGAGGGCGCCTTCGGCGTGATCACCCGGGTCCGGCTGCGGGTGCACCCCGTCCCGGCCGTGCGCAGCTACGAGGCCTGGAGCTTCCCCGACTTCGCCACCGGCGCCGCCGCCCTGCGCGCGGTCCAGCAGCAGGGCGCCGGACCGACCGTCATCCGCCTCTCCGACGAGGCCGAGACCGCGGTCAACCTGGCCATGACCGACAAGATCGGCGGCACCCAGGTCACCGGCGGCTGCCTCGCCGTCACCGTCTTCGAGGGCACCCAGGAGCAGGTGACCTCCCGGCACGAGCGCACCCGCGCCGTCCTGCTCGCCGCCGGCGGCGTCTCGCTCGGTGAGGAGCCCGCCCGCGCCTGGGAGCACGGCCGGTTCAACGCCCCGTACCTGCGCGACTCGCTGCTCACGGCCGGTGCGCTCTGCGAGACCCTGGAGACCGCCACCACCTGGTCCGGCCTCGACACGCTGAAGACCGCCGTGACCGGCGCCCTGCAGACCGCGCTCCGCGAGGGCGGCAGCGAGTCCCTGGTGATGTGCCACATCTCGCACACCTACCCGACCGGCGCCTCGCTGTACTTCACCGTGGTCGGCGCCCAGAAGGGCGACCCCGCCGAGCAGTGGAGCGCCGCCAAGCGGGCCGCCGGCGACGCCATCATGGCGGCGGGCGGCACCATCTCCCACCACCACGCCGTCGGCACCGACCACCGGCCGTGGATGGAGCAGGAGATCGGCGAGCTCGGCGTCCGCATCCTGCGCGCCGTCAAGGAGACCCTCGACCCCGCCGGGATCCTCAACCCCGGCAAGCTGATCCCGTGA
- a CDS encoding nucleotide triphosphate diphosphatase NUDT15, translating to MTPVLGAGVIVPTGDGRVLLGRRITAGEPPTWSLPGGKVDQPGESFEQAAARELREETGIALPAEEMRVLAVLLDHELGRPRLTAAVLAPPSVAPALVTEPHACGGWERFALGDLPDPMFYPSAQVLAAWLPDHRAPNGTFRYPLG from the coding sequence GTGACACCCGTGCTCGGAGCCGGCGTGATCGTCCCCACCGGGGACGGCCGGGTGCTGCTCGGCCGCCGGATCACGGCGGGCGAGCCGCCGACCTGGAGCCTGCCCGGCGGGAAGGTCGACCAGCCCGGCGAGTCCTTCGAGCAGGCCGCCGCGCGGGAGCTCCGCGAGGAGACCGGGATCGCGCTGCCGGCCGAGGAGATGCGGGTCCTGGCGGTGCTGCTCGACCACGAACTGGGGCGGCCGCGGCTGACGGCGGCGGTCCTGGCACCGCCCAGCGTGGCGCCGGCCCTGGTGACGGAGCCACACGCCTGCGGCGGCTGGGAGCGGTTCGCACTCGGCGACCTGCCCGACCCGATGTTCTACCCGTCGGCCCAGGTCCTCGCGGCATGGCTCCCCGACCACCGCGCCCCGAACGGGACGTTCCGCTACCCGCTGGGATAG
- a CDS encoding glycerol-3-phosphate dehydrogenase/oxidase: protein MTSYAGTTRLDARRRARELDALAEGGHTIDLLVIGGGVTGAGTALDAASRGLRTVLVESRDLAFGTSRWSSKLVHGGLRYLASGRVGVARESAVERGILMTRTAPHLVRALPQLVPLLPELGRGRAALVRAGFLAGDLLRMSAGTPASVLPRVRRVGPAETLALVPAVRTDGLAGGLVAHDGQLVDDARLVVAIARTAAEHGAAVLTRVRADRVTGTSARLTDTLTGRTLDVTARAVVNATGVWAGEVDESIRLRPSRGTHLVFDAADLGRPTAALTVPVAGSTSRFVFALPQQSGRVVLGLTDEDAPGPVPDEPEPTEAEITFLLDTLNTALRTALTREQVRGAFAGLRPLIDTGGGHTADLSRQHAVIESPSGVITVVGGKLTTYRRMAQDTVDAAVRARGLTAGPCRTHHLPLVGAPGHPETLPAPADGIPAALLARHGGQSRTVLDAATVDRPREPVAEGLDTTRAEIEYAVTHEGALDTADVLARRTRIALVPADAARAEAAVAEIVATAGA from the coding sequence ATGACCTCGTACGCCGGCACGACCAGGCTCGACGCGCGCCGCCGCGCCCGGGAGCTCGACGCCCTCGCCGAGGGCGGCCACACCATCGACCTGCTCGTGATCGGCGGCGGCGTCACCGGCGCCGGCACCGCACTGGACGCGGCCTCCCGCGGCCTGCGGACCGTCCTGGTGGAATCCCGCGACCTCGCCTTCGGCACCAGCCGCTGGAGTTCCAAGCTGGTCCACGGCGGCCTGCGGTACCTGGCCTCCGGCCGGGTCGGGGTGGCCCGGGAGAGCGCCGTGGAACGCGGCATCCTGATGACCCGGACCGCCCCGCACCTGGTCCGCGCGCTCCCCCAGCTGGTCCCGCTGCTGCCCGAACTGGGCCGCGGCCGGGCCGCCCTGGTCCGTGCCGGGTTCCTGGCCGGCGACCTGCTGCGGATGAGCGCCGGCACCCCCGCCTCGGTCCTCCCCCGGGTCCGCCGGGTCGGCCCGGCCGAGACCCTCGCCCTGGTGCCCGCCGTCCGCACCGACGGGCTGGCCGGCGGCCTGGTCGCCCACGACGGCCAACTGGTCGACGACGCCCGGCTGGTGGTCGCCATCGCCCGGACCGCCGCCGAGCACGGCGCCGCCGTCCTCACCCGGGTCCGCGCCGACCGGGTCACCGGCACCTCCGCCCGGCTCACCGACACCCTCACCGGCCGCACCCTGGACGTCACCGCGCGGGCCGTGGTCAACGCCACCGGCGTGTGGGCGGGCGAGGTGGACGAGAGCATCCGGCTGCGGCCCAGCCGCGGCACCCACCTGGTGTTCGACGCCGCCGACCTGGGCCGGCCCACCGCCGCACTGACCGTCCCGGTGGCCGGCTCGACCAGCCGCTTCGTCTTCGCCCTCCCCCAGCAGTCCGGCCGGGTCGTGCTCGGCCTCACCGACGAGGACGCCCCCGGGCCCGTCCCCGACGAGCCCGAGCCCACCGAGGCCGAGATCACCTTCCTCCTCGACACCCTCAACACCGCCCTGCGGACCGCCCTCACCCGGGAGCAGGTCCGCGGCGCCTTCGCCGGCCTCCGCCCGCTGATCGACACCGGCGGCGGCCACACCGCCGACCTCTCCCGGCAGCACGCGGTCATCGAGTCCCCGTCCGGGGTGATCACCGTCGTCGGCGGCAAGCTCACCACCTACCGGCGGATGGCCCAGGACACCGTGGACGCCGCCGTCCGCGCCCGCGGCCTCACCGCCGGGCCCTGCCGCACCCACCACCTCCCCCTGGTCGGCGCCCCCGGGCACCCGGAGACCCTCCCCGCACCCGCGGACGGCATCCCCGCCGCCCTGCTCGCCCGCCACGGCGGCCAGTCCCGGACCGTCCTCGACGCGGCCACCGTCGACCGCCCGCGGGAGCCCGTCGCCGAGGGGCTGGACACCACCCGCGCGGAGATCGAGTACGCCGTCACCCACGAGGGCGCCCTCGACACCGCCGACGTCCTCGCCCGCCGCACCCGCATCGCCCTCGTCCCGGCGGACGCCGCCCGCGCGGAGGCCGCCGTCGCGGAGATCGTCGCGACCGCGGGGGCGTGA
- a CDS encoding MFS transporter, with protein sequence MTSAEQRSERTAGRDPVPAPGRDGTASGAPARFDAAGRRVLAVCMGAGFTTLLDQSVLNIAISDVRDTLHASAGQIAWIVAGYSLAFGLALIPGGRLGDVLGRKWLFVAGLAVFTGFSALASTAHSPWTLVAARLLQGAGAGLVNSQMIGTIQDVFTGQTRTRALGLYALTGGLSTALGPPLGGLLLGAAGPDLGWRLTFLLAVPFGLLTLLLAVRHLPPPTPSARHTDLDPVGLLLVAVLTLGAMLPFIRPPGALGAAAFAAGVVLLAVLLVAWQRRYARSGRHPLVHPALARSRPYAIGTTVMMAQFGTSIAGSLVLAMFLRDGLGLSAVGTALVTLPAAVAMGVASTLSWRVVRRFGQRTVPAGLLLSCTALLAGAAAVHYAPADVLPGLLALTQLAAGTASGLIYAPNQAYVLRHAPAEAAGVAGGILQMAQRIAGAVGVSAVSGLYLRATATGLDTHRDAYTLATLACAAGTALALALATLTTRPRWQ encoded by the coding sequence ATGACCAGCGCCGAACAGAGATCCGAACGGACCGCGGGGCGGGACCCCGTCCCGGCACCCGGCCGGGACGGCACCGCATCCGGCGCGCCCGCCCGGTTCGACGCCGCCGGCCGCCGGGTCCTCGCGGTCTGCATGGGAGCCGGGTTCACCACCCTGCTCGACCAGTCCGTGCTCAACATCGCCATCTCGGACGTCCGTGACACCCTGCACGCGAGCGCCGGGCAGATCGCCTGGATCGTCGCCGGGTACTCGCTCGCCTTCGGCCTCGCCCTGATACCCGGCGGCCGGCTCGGGGACGTCCTCGGCCGCAAGTGGCTGTTCGTCGCCGGCCTCGCCGTCTTCACCGGGTTCAGCGCCCTCGCCAGCACCGCCCACAGCCCGTGGACCCTGGTCGCCGCCCGCCTCCTCCAGGGCGCCGGCGCCGGACTGGTCAACTCCCAGATGATCGGCACCATCCAGGACGTCTTCACCGGCCAGACCCGCACCCGCGCCCTCGGCCTCTACGCCCTCACCGGCGGCCTCTCCACCGCCCTCGGACCCCCGCTGGGCGGCCTGCTGCTCGGCGCCGCCGGACCGGATCTGGGCTGGCGGCTGACCTTCCTGCTCGCCGTCCCGTTCGGACTGCTCACCCTGCTCCTCGCCGTCCGCCACCTTCCGCCGCCCACGCCCAGCGCCCGGCACACCGACCTGGACCCGGTCGGCCTGCTGCTGGTCGCCGTGCTCACCCTGGGCGCGATGCTGCCGTTCATCCGGCCGCCCGGCGCCCTCGGCGCCGCCGCCTTCGCCGCCGGCGTGGTGCTGCTCGCCGTCCTCCTGGTCGCCTGGCAGCGCCGGTACGCCCGCTCCGGACGGCACCCGCTGGTCCACCCGGCGCTGGCCCGCTCCCGCCCGTACGCGATCGGCACCACGGTGATGATGGCCCAGTTCGGCACCTCCATCGCCGGGTCCCTGGTGCTCGCCATGTTCCTCCGGGACGGACTGGGCCTGTCCGCGGTCGGCACCGCGCTGGTCACCCTGCCCGCCGCCGTGGCCATGGGCGTCGCCTCCACGCTCTCCTGGCGGGTGGTCCGACGCTTCGGGCAGCGGACCGTCCCGGCCGGGCTGCTGCTCTCCTGCACCGCCCTGCTCGCCGGCGCCGCCGCCGTCCACTACGCCCCCGCCGACGTCCTCCCCGGCCTGCTCGCCCTCACCCAGCTCGCCGCCGGCACCGCCTCCGGACTCATCTACGCCCCCAACCAGGCATACGTCCTGCGGCACGCCCCCGCCGAGGCCGCCGGCGTCGCCGGGGGGATCCTGCAGATGGCCCAGCGGATCGCCGGCGCGGTCGGCGTCTCCGCCGTCTCCGGCCTCTACCTCCGCGCCACCGCCACCGGCCTCGACACCCACCGCGACGCCTACACCCTCGCCACCCTCGCCTGCGCCGCCGGCACCGCCCTCGCACTGGCCCTCGCCACCCTCACCACCCGCCCCCGCTGGCAGTAG